DNA from Rhodobacteraceae bacterium M382:
TAATCCCCACTGCACACGACACGGCGCGCCGCTCCATGTCATCGCCTTCGAACACGGCGACAAGGGCATCCCCGATGAATTTGTCGACATCCCCGTGATGCTGGACGACGATATCTGTCTGCGCGTCGAAATACTGATTTAGAACCTCGATCACCCGTTCCGGCGGCACGCGCTCGGAGAATTCGGTGTAGCCACGAATATCGGTGAAAATCACTGAAACGCGCCTGCGTTCGCCGCCCCGCTCCATTCCGGTCTCTTCGGCGTTCTGAATGGCCGAGACTGTTCCGTGCGACACGAATTTCATCAATTCGACCCGCTCTCCCAGATGCGCAATCATCTGATTGAAACGGCGCGCAAGGTCGCCGATTTCATCGCGCGACCGAACATCCTGAACCCGGGCGCCAAAATCACCGCTCCCGACCCGTTCTGCCACCTCACCGATACGGAGGATCGGCCGCGTCAGGCGACGGGCAAACAGCATTGCACCCAAGCTGGCGATCGCAAACCCAACCAACCCGACCACGAAAATCTGTCGGGTGATCGCATTGACCACCGCATAGGCATTTGCTTCGCTCAGCTCGGTGATCACAGCCCAGGGAAACCAATCGGGAAAGGCATAAGCCCCAAGCATCGCCTGGCCGTCAGGACGCACATAGGGTTCCAGCGCGTCGGCCCGCGCCCCGGCCACAATCAGCGGCAGGGCGGATTGAACGATCTGCCGCTCTGTCAGCAATTGCATATCATCGACCAGAACGGTGCGACCGGCCTGATCAATCACAGTGATTTCGCCCCGTTGCGCAAAGGGATGTCGGCGCACCATCTCTCCCAGCATGGACAGGTCGACCTTGGCCACCATGGTGACACGCCGGTTTGCGATCTTCTGGTTGAGTGGCAGAGCCAACGTCGCCATCCAACGACCTGTTCCCGGCAGTCGCGACACCAATGGGCGGCCAAACTGCCCGGTCGCGGCAATGGAGCGCAACAGATCGGGCCCGGTTGTGAGCGCTTGGACCGGGTCAATGCCGGCCTCGACCAGCTTTTGCGAAAACGCTTCGTTGGTGACCAGAATAGGCTGCGGTGCGCCCTCGACGCTAAGCTGCAGCGCCACCACATCCGACAGTTCCTGAAGCCCCAGCGTCAGCAGTGACATCTTTTGCGCAACGCCCAGATCGATGCTGTCCACCCCATTGCGGATCACCATCAGCGGGGTCAACCAGCGCCCCTGAAACGTTGCATCAAAATCTTCACGCAATTGCGCGGCGACCAGGGTCAGGCTCTCGTTGGCGGCGCTTTTCAATTCGTCCCGTGTCAACTGGGTCAGATTTTGTGCCACCATCACCAAAGGTGCAACCGCCAGGGCCGCTGCAAAGACAAAGAACTTGAGGCGCAAAGGAAACCGCATGCCCGGCAGATTAGAGGAATCCGCCGGGAAGTCACCGGTATTGCGCAGCGCGGGCTTGTTTTTACGCTTTGACGTGCCTTAGTTTCGGGCAGTTGCGGTGACCTGGAGCTGATCCTGCGCGACACCGCAGGCCAACCCTGTGCTGTCACGTGCCGTCAAGGTCACGGTGTAGGTTCCGGCGGATTGATATCCGTGACGCGCCACGCGCCCGGTTGCCTGTGCTCCGTCGCCAAATGACCAATCCAGCATCACCCCATGCCCGTCCGGGTCTTTGACCCGAGCAGGTTCAAACCGTTCGATGTCAAAGGATCCGCCAATCGACACAGTCCGATCCTCACCCGCATCCAGCTGCGGCGCAGCATTGACCAAAACCCGTGCAGTATCGCGTCCCGTGTCACATGCCGCGGCACCACTGTCATCGCGCACGGTCAAGGTAACCGCAATGTCGGCGGCGGACTGGAACACCCGTTCAACCCGCGGACCCGTCAGCACCTCTCCGTCCGAAAATTGCCATTCCCATTCCGTCAGTTTGCCATCCAGATCCGAGGACGCCCCCGCGTCGAATACGACGACGTCTCCGGGGCAGACAATGCGATCAGCCCCGGCCAAAGCGGTAGGCGCGGCATTGACACGTTGATAGACTTCGATCCGGCGCTGGCTACCGGGGAGGTTGGCCCCGTCGTCCAGAACCGCCGAAACGGGATACAGACCGGGTGCCGAAAACGCGTGGCTCACGGCCGCGCCCTCGGCTTTGGTCTCCCCAAAGTTCCAGGCGACCGCAGCGCCTTCGGGCACCTGAACCGACCATGGCACATCCTGTGCAGGGCATACCTGACCCGACAGCGCCAACCCTGGATCAGGGGCCGGTTCAACAGTGATCGTATGGCGGCGTTCCACAACCGAATTACCGACACCAGCATCATCATAGACACGCAGGATCACCGGATAAGTCCCGGCCTGCGTATAGCGGTGGCTCACATCAACCCCAACTGAACTGGCCCCATCGCCAAATTCCCATTCGAACAGGGCAATTGCCCCGTCGGGGTCAAACGAACCCAACCCGGTAAACGTCAGCGCTTCACCGATCGACGCCCGGTCCGGTGCGGAGAGTTCGGCCACGGGTGCAGCATTCACCATGATCTTGCGCACAGCTTCGAGCTGGCCACAGATCCGGCTGCTGTCGCTTGAGCCTTCGGGCAATTGTGCAGTGGCTTTGACCAGATATTCGCCGGGCTCGGCGTACACATGCGATAGGGACGGCCCAGTTGCCGTCGTGCCATCTCCCAGATCCCAAGTGATTTCGACCCCATCCAACGGCAGATCTGTGCCCCCTTCGCGCAGGCTCAGCGACATCAAGTGGTCCAACCCCTGAGCGGCACGGTCGTTGGTCTCCACCTTCAATTCGGGCGCTGCGATCACTTTGTAGATCGCCGTGTCGGAATCCAACGGGCTACAACCGCCGCGCGCCTCGCCGGTAATCGTCAGCGTGACCGTATATGTGCCGGGGCGGGAAAAAATATGCAGCGGGGTTTCGCCATTCGCCGCCTTGCCGTCGCCGAAATCCCAGGCAAAGGCGTTCACTGCACCATCCGCATCGGTCGATCCCGACCCGTCCAGACGCACCTGCTGGTTCGAACATACAGTGCGGTCCGCCCCCGCATCCGAAATTGGGCCCTCGCGCACCAATGCCGCGATGCGATCCATGGCTGTTCCCCAATCGGTGCCGGTTTCATTGCGGATTTTCAGCGTAACCGGGTAAATACCAGGTTGTTCATAGGTCTTGGTCGGGTTGATCAGATCCGAAGTATTGCCGTCCCCGAAATCCCATTCATACAGCAACAGCCCACCGTCCGGGTCGGCGCTGGCCGACGCATCAAACAGGATCGGCTGGCCGGAACAGACATCCCGGTTGCCCCCGGCATCCGCCATCGGGCGGGCCCGCACGGACACCGTTGTGGCGTCGGTGGACAGGGCGTTGGACAATCCTGTGCCGTCGTCCACCAACAGGGTCACCGGGAACTTGCCAGCCTTGTCATAGGTATGGGATATCGTCTTGCCAAAGATCGGCCCCGACCCATCGCCCATGTCCCAACGATAGATCAGCGGATCACCGTCAGCATCGGCTGACCCAGAACCATCCAGCGTCACAATCAAACCATCTGAGATCACCGGATCACCGGCATCTGCAACGGGGGCGCTGTTGACCCGGATGGTCACGTCATCATCAGCAACTGCATTCAACACGCCGCTGTCATCGGTAACGACCAATTGCGCGCTCCAGGTTCCCGGCGCGTCATAGGCGCGTTCAACCCGCTGTGCATCCAGCGGCACGCCCAGGTCATCAAACTCCCAACGGTAGGAAATGATCTGACCATCCGGATCAAAGCTTTGGCCCGCGTCAAACACCAGACTGTCTCCCGGCGCCACCAACCGGTCGGCCCCTGCCACGGCCACAGGTTGGGCATTGACGGTGATCAGGGTCTCCGCCTCATCCTGTGCAGGAGGGCCGGGGAAATCGTCGGTAACCGTCAATCCGATGCGATACAAACCAGGGTCAGAAATCTGATGCGCCGCCCGTTCTCCAGTGGCTTGGCCGCCGCCAGGGAAGGTCCACAGATATTCGGAAATCGCGCCATCGGGATCAATTGATCCACGCCCGGACAACAGGAACTCTTCGCCGGGTGCCACGACCTGGGGGCGGCCGGCGTCGGCAATCGGAGCGGCATTCACCGTGACCCGCATCCGGTCGCGCGCCACATTCAGCGGCGCGCCGCTGTCATCGCGCACCCGCACGGACACCTCATAAACACCCGGACGTGCATAGACATGGCGCGGATTGGGCCCCTGCCCCGTGCTGCCATCGCCAAAATCCCAGAGCCATTCGGTAATGGTGCCATCGGGATCCGCCGATCCTGCCCCATCAAATTGCACCTCGCTGGCACTGACAAATTGGTCCGCACCCGCATTCGCCACAGGGGCTGCATCCACACGAACCACACGGGTCGTGCTTTGCAACGCCGAAGCGGTGCCACTGTCATCTATCACCGTCAGTGTAACCGTGAATTCACCCGCTTGCGTCCAGGCATAGGTGACCAGTGGTCCCTCGCCAGATGCGCCATCGCCAAAGTCCCAGATGTAGGACAGAATCTGCCCGTCGGCGTCGCTGGAGGCCCCTGCATCCAACAACGCGGCCTCGGACACGGACACCGGACGATCCGGAATGGCGAACACTGGCACCGGCGGGGCGTTGACGCTGATCTGCAGGTGATCCACGGCCGAAGCATTGGCGACACCGCTGTTATCCGTCACGGTCAACCGAACCGTATAAACCCCGGAGTCCCGGTAGATGTGGGAAACATTGGTCCCGTTCAGAACGGTACCGTCGCCCATGTCCCATTGCCAGGCTCCAACGGCCCCATCCACATCATAGCTGGCCGCGCCAGACAGAAACACCGGCTGGTCGACAACCGCGCTCTGATCCGTGCCCGCTTCGGCGACGGGGGCAAAGTTCACAGCAACCAGCCGCGTTGCCACACCAAAGTTACAAGGATGCTGGCTGTCATCCTCGACCCGCAGCACCGCACGATACTGTCCCGGCTGGGCATAGACATGGGTTGCGCGCACCGATTGGGCCAGCGCTCCATCGCCAAAACTCCAGCGATACCGGGTAATCGGGCTGTCCGACGGGTTCGACCCACCGCCTTCAAAGGCAACCGCCTGCCCGGGTGCAACCACGATGTCCGCCCCGGCGACCGCCACAGGGGCATTGCGCACATGCACTGGCACATCAATTTCGGCACCACGGCCCGGACGAATGCCCTCTTCGAGAACACGCAAACGCGCCGTATAGCGCCCTGGTTCGCTGTACCGATAGGCGATCACCGCGTCCTGAGCGCTTTGACCGTCCCCGAAACTCCATTCGACTCCCAGCGGTGTCAGACCGCGCGACAGGTTGCCGTCAAAGGCCACCGACCGGCAATCGGCCAGAGGTCGCGCCGTACCAACCGCCGTCGGGCGCTCTGGTTCCGGTGCGCGCAACGGGGGCATCCGCAAAGGCAGCGGATTGCCGTCGCTATCATAGACTGCGAGCGTGACGTCATTTGGGGTTTCAAACCCACCCGACAGCGACAACGACAGGTTGCTCTCATCCACCATGACCTCTGCTGAGCGCCAATGGTCCTGCCCGGAAATCGGCAAGTCGATATCCTTGTATTGGGTCAACAGCGCCAGGCGACCGTTGGCTCCATCAAAGCTTTGGACGGTCAACTTGCCCGGTTTTGGGGCGTCAAACCAAACCTGCGTCGGGGTGGCACCGGCCTCCCATCGCACGGTGGGTTGATAGGAAAACATCTCAAGCCCGTCTGGCGCGCGATCCCGATCCCGCGACAGGCTCACCCCCACAGTAAACCCATTGCCGTCATCACCGCCGGTGCCCTGCACGTCGATGCGGAACCAGGCCCGTTCGCCGAGGATCTCGCCCTGTCGCGTCCGCACTCCGGTCAGCGTGACCCACCGCTGGTCCGTCGCACGGTCATTCCCGTATAGTTTTTCGGTCAGCATCTTGCCCGGACCGGTCACGGGGACAGATTTTGTCAGGCGCGGTTCACGCGCGTCATCGGCGACGGCCACGGGACGCTCGGCAGCGCTAAAGGCACCTTCGCCCCCAAACACCCGAAACGCAGTTTCCGCGTTGCCGGTCCCCCCATAGGTGAAATCATCCTGCCCCGAGGTTTCGGGGTCAAACACCCGGATATAGATCCGGTCGCGCAGCCCCTTTGGCACACTGAAGAACACCTGTTCACGCCGGTCCACATCGCCTTCGCGACTGGGCGCAAGCGCACCATAGACAACCAATTTTCCGGTATCCAGTCGCGGCCCGTCAGCGTCGGCAACTGGTGCGAGACTCAACACTGTCGCAACGGCCAGCGCCACAGCGCGGGTTGCCCTCCTTGTGAATTGTGCTGTCATCCGTACCTCGTTGTCGCATTTCCCAGGGGGGTCTTCATCGAGACCCCGGTTAGGCCCATCCCAGTGCTATTCGTATGCCGCGTTTCCGGCGTAATCTTCGATGATCAACTCCACCAACTCGAGCTCCCCAGGCTCGGCCGGCAGGCTCGCCGAACATATATTCTGTGCAGCGTTGCACCGCAGGAAGCCTTCACGCTCCACGTCTCCGATGCGCAGTACATAGGACGCCGCCTGTCGCAGACCGCTGGCGTCAGTGGCCTCCACCTTCAGTTCGATCGGACCATTTGCCCCGTTCGGCCGCCCCAGATCGACATTGATGATCTGCGGCGGGTCCACATCCAAGAGGGTTTCCAACCGCAGAACTCGCAGATTCCCCACTGCGTCTTCAGCGACCAGTTCGAATACGTTCTGCCCCGGTTCCAATTCCGCATCGATCAAAAACCGGCCATCCAGCATGGCAAGCGGAGCATCATTCAACATCAGCCGCACCGCATCTCCCGCATCGCCTTCCAGCCGCAACTCCGGCTCGCCGGTGGCCTGCGGCGGTGGCAAGTCCAGATCCAGATCGGGCGGCGTCCGGTCTTGCAACGCCGAAAACGCTGCTCGGCCTTCGACTGCTCCGGTCGGAGACAGGATCTCTACCCGGTACGTCGACGGCTCTTCGTTGACTGGTACAGAGAACCGGAACCCACCATCCGGACCGATACGGGACCGGACGGTCTCGGCTTCGGAACCAATCACAACCATATCCGCCCCCGGAGCCGCGGTACTGAACCCCCAAACCGAAATCTGTTCCGTGCGTGTGGCAAGCGCCTGACCTGATCTGGGAATTTGATCCGAGAACGTGATCGAAACCTGCTCGACGGGACGGTAGACTACCGAAATGGCCCGTGTCGTCCGATTCCCCGCAGGATCCTGAGCATCAACACGGATCTGGTTTTCACCCGGTTCCAAAGTCAGCGTCGCGGCAAAGCTGCCATCCGCACCGGGTTCCAGCCGTTCCCCATTCAGGTTCAATATTGCATCCGCTTCGGTCACGCCCAGAAATTCGACCTGGGAACTGGTCACCAGGCTATCCGTGGCAGGTGACAAAACTGTCAGGAATGGCGGGGTTTCGTCTATACGCATGGTAAAAACACGCGGATGACTCCACGACCCCGGCAAGCCCAACAAATCAATCGCCGCAACTCGCCAGTGGTAGTCTCCCGGTGCCAGATCCCGCGCCTTGAACCCCGCCTCGGGGATCGCCCACTCGGACACCTGCATCTGGTTGAAACCGGGGTCGCGTGCCACTTCGAGCCAGTATCCTTTGGCATCCTGTACCACAGCCCAGGCCAGATCGACCTGACCGGCATAGGCAATGGCCTCGGCTGCGGGCCGCGTCAGATCGACCGCACCCAGAACATCCGCCCGTTTGGCGTCACCGCCGCTCAGGACCACGCCCTCGTTCGCCCCGACCATAATCGTGTTTTTTCCCTGCTGGATTGCCAAATCCGGCCCGTCGTAATTGACAAACCGCGCGCCCTTCTGGTCGTTCTTGATCCAGAAGTCGGTGGAATCCGTCGTCGTCTTGACTCCGGGCACATCGATTTCAAAGCTGGTATTGTCCGACAGCTGGTTCAGCAGCGCATAGAAATCCCCGTTGACCAGCGACACTTTGGTCACTTCGCCTCCGGTCAGCGGATCTGACCGCATGCGCTGGATGGTGGCGTTGGAATTGGCATTCAGACGCAATCGGCTGAGGTCGCGAAAGGTGATCTGCGTCGTCGAATTCGACAGCGTGCGCATGCGCTCGAATTCGACCAGAACATCGTTGAGGGTCCGCCCGGACCATGTCGGTTCCGCGGGTGACCGCCCTTCGACGCTGCCCTGAACGTCCGACACCACAGCTTCGGCTGAGCGATCCCGCTGGGCAACGGAAATGGCCAACGCCTCTTGTGCAAATCCCGTGGCAATATCGGACAGCGCGACAACATCCTCCCATTCACCGACTGCACGTTGCAGGCCGGCCTGTTCGCGATTGTTGATGGCGCTGTCAATTTCGACGGGGGCAAAGATCTGCGCCCCCTCTGCATTGGCTTTTTGGATCGCATCCAGCGACGCGGTCAAAGCAACATCAGCCGCCCGCACCTGTTCGACCGGCATACGTAACTGCACGCCGGGAACCACCTGGGCAGGAGAGAGGATGCCATTCAATGTCAGAACCACCGGCCACAGGTCCGGGTCCTGCAGATACTGCGCGGCCAACTCACGCAGCGTATCACCGGCCTGAAACTCGATCACCGGCATCGGAGCATTCAACTGATTTGCTCGGACGCCGCGCGCACCTCCTGTGCCTATCGCCACAATCAAGAACGTCAGGGCCATGACCTTGAGTATTCCGGTGCGCATTTGGATCACATGCGATGCCTTTCCAAAACGGCGAGGTCGAAAAAATTTGACTTGAATAGACACCATTCTTGGCTGCCAATCCAATTCAGGCAAGGAAATTCACCTATTTGACGGATTCAGGATGACTTTGCGTTAACCATGTCCGTCATAGCTTCCTCTTTGTTTCCAAAGGGGAAACAGCCCGCACTCGCCCCATGGGACCGTCAGCTCTCAACTTCGCGCTTTTTTCGGTGCTTGCGATATCCTGACAAGGAATCACTGCAAATCCCGCATGGTCCTAGCCGGATATTGGTTCATTCTGCTTGATCGACCGCAAAACCACATTGGTCTGTGCGCTGGCAACGGCGGGCAGGCGAAACAGGAAATCTTCGAGAAAGCGATTGTAGACTTCCAGATCCTGGGTCAGCACCCGCATATGGTAATCCGCCTGCCCGGTGGTCGCGTAACACTCCACCACGGCGTCATGGCGTTCTACGGCCTGGATGAATTCGACGATCCGTTCTGGATCGTGACGGGTCAAATGCACATGCACAATTGCCTGAAACCCCAACCCCATACGGAGCGGATTGACCACGGCACCATAGCGTTCGATCACGCCCGCCTCTTCGAATGCACGCACCCGGCGCCACAGCGCCGAAGACGACATGCCCACAGCTTCGGCGAGATCTGCATTCGACATGCGGGAATCTCGTTGCAGCAACATCAGGATGCGCCGGTCTCTGCTATCCAGGATCATTGGGTATCCCTTTCAGAATTTCATTATCTTCTGGAAACTCTACCCGAATTATCTCCATTCCAGAACATTATTGGAAGAATTCTCCACCAATTCGAGGGTATTTTAACCGTCACTTCGAAACCCGCGCAAGGACAGCCCAGCAATGACCCGGCTCACTCATGACTTTACCAGCTACCAGTTGGACGACCGCTACACCCGTACGACCGGTCGGGTTTTCCTGACCGGCACGCAGGCGCTGACCCGGGTGATGCTGGATCAGGCGCGTCGTGATCGAGACGCCGGATTGAACACCGGCGGTTTTGTCTCTGGCTATCGCGGTTCTCCGCTCGGAGGGGTGGATCTGGAGATGTGGCGGTCGCGGGACCGATTGAAGGAAAACAACGTCACTTTCATGCCCGCTGTGAACGAAGACCTGGGGGCAACAGCAATATTGGGCGCGCAGCAGGCAGTGTTGGACCCTCATTGCGAGGTCGAAGGCCTGTTTTCCATGTGGTACGGCAAGGGCCCCGGAGTGGACCGCTCTGGCGATGCGTTGAAACACGGCAATGCCTATGGGTCATCAGCCAAAGGCGGCGTGCTGGTGGTGGCCGGAGATGACCACGGGTGTGTCAGCTCATCCATGCCGCATCAGTCGGATGTGGCGTTCATGTCGTGGTTCATGCCGGTGCTGAACCCGGCCACAGTGGATGAATTTCTGAGCTTTGGCGAATACGGCTTTGCGCTGTCGCGCTATTCGGGCACTTGGGTCGGGT
Protein-coding regions in this window:
- a CDS encoding HAMP domain-containing protein, which gives rise to MRFPLRLKFFVFAAALAVAPLVMVAQNLTQLTRDELKSAANESLTLVAAQLREDFDATFQGRWLTPLMVIRNGVDSIDLGVAQKMSLLTLGLQELSDVVALQLSVEGAPQPILVTNEAFSQKLVEAGIDPVQALTTGPDLLRSIAATGQFGRPLVSRLPGTGRWMATLALPLNQKIANRRVTMVAKVDLSMLGEMVRRHPFAQRGEITVIDQAGRTVLVDDMQLLTERQIVQSALPLIVAGARADALEPYVRPDGQAMLGAYAFPDWFPWAVITELSEANAYAVVNAITRQIFVVGLVGFAIASLGAMLFARRLTRPILRIGEVAERVGSGDFGARVQDVRSRDEIGDLARRFNQMIAHLGERVELMKFVSHGTVSAIQNAEETGMERGGERRRVSVIFTDIRGYTEFSERVPPERVIEVLNQYFDAQTDIVVQHHGDVDKFIGDALVAVFEGDDMERRAVSCAVGITRAMARLLEEHPEHELHVGIGVASGVVVMGAMGARDRMDFTVLGSTVNLSARLCSKAAPDQVLTDRATRDAARGLTGVDFDELPAIPLKGYADPVPVFAATPRPDVHGDQYQAENAPADLRSATTGADAPT
- a CDS encoding PKD domain-containing protein, coding for MTAQFTRRATRAVALAVATVLSLAPVADADGPRLDTGKLVVYGALAPSREGDVDRREQVFFSVPKGLRDRIYIRVFDPETSGQDDFTYGGTGNAETAFRVFGGEGAFSAAERPVAVADDAREPRLTKSVPVTGPGKMLTEKLYGNDRATDQRWVTLTGVRTRQGEILGERAWFRIDVQGTGGDDGNGFTVGVSLSRDRDRAPDGLEMFSYQPTVRWEAGATPTQVWFDAPKPGKLTVQSFDGANGRLALLTQYKDIDLPISGQDHWRSAEVMVDESNLSLSLSGGFETPNDVTLAVYDSDGNPLPLRMPPLRAPEPERPTAVGTARPLADCRSVAFDGNLSRGLTPLGVEWSFGDGQSAQDAVIAYRYSEPGRYTARLRVLEEGIRPGRGAEIDVPVHVRNAPVAVAGADIVVAPGQAVAFEGGGSNPSDSPITRYRWSFGDGALAQSVRATHVYAQPGQYRAVLRVEDDSQHPCNFGVATRLVAVNFAPVAEAGTDQSAVVDQPVFLSGAASYDVDGAVGAWQWDMGDGTVLNGTNVSHIYRDSGVYTVRLTVTDNSGVANASAVDHLQISVNAPPVPVFAIPDRPVSVSEAALLDAGASSDADGQILSYIWDFGDGASGEGPLVTYAWTQAGEFTVTLTVIDDSGTASALQSTTRVVRVDAAPVANAGADQFVSASEVQFDGAGSADPDGTITEWLWDFGDGSTGQGPNPRHVYARPGVYEVSVRVRDDSGAPLNVARDRMRVTVNAAPIADAGRPQVVAPGEEFLLSGRGSIDPDGAISEYLWTFPGGGQATGERAAHQISDPGLYRIGLTVTDDFPGPPAQDEAETLITVNAQPVAVAGADRLVAPGDSLVFDAGQSFDPDGQIISYRWEFDDLGVPLDAQRVERAYDAPGTWSAQLVVTDDSGVLNAVADDDVTIRVNSAPVADAGDPVISDGLIVTLDGSGSADADGDPLIYRWDMGDGSGPIFGKTISHTYDKAGKFPVTLLVDDGTGLSNALSTDATTVSVRARPMADAGGNRDVCSGQPILFDASASADPDGGLLLYEWDFGDGNTSDLINPTKTYEQPGIYPVTLKIRNETGTDWGTAMDRIAALVREGPISDAGADRTVCSNQQVRLDGSGSTDADGAVNAFAWDFGDGKAANGETPLHIFSRPGTYTVTLTITGEARGGCSPLDSDTAIYKVIAAPELKVETNDRAAQGLDHLMSLSLREGGTDLPLDGVEITWDLGDGTTATGPSLSHVYAEPGEYLVKATAQLPEGSSDSSRICGQLEAVRKIMVNAAPVAELSAPDRASIGEALTFTGLGSFDPDGAIALFEWEFGDGASSVGVDVSHRYTQAGTYPVILRVYDDAGVGNSVVERRHTITVEPAPDPGLALSGQVCPAQDVPWSVQVPEGAAVAWNFGETKAEGAAVSHAFSAPGLYPVSAVLDDGANLPGSQRRIEVYQRVNAAPTALAGADRIVCPGDVVVFDAGASSDLDGKLTEWEWQFSDGEVLTGPRVERVFQSAADIAVTLTVRDDSGAAACDTGRDTARVLVNAAPQLDAGEDRTVSIGGSFDIERFEPARVKDPDGHGVMLDWSFGDGAQATGRVARHGYQSAGTYTVTLTARDSTGLACGVAQDQLQVTATARN
- a CDS encoding FecR family protein; amino-acid sequence: MRTGILKVMALTFLIVAIGTGGARGVRANQLNAPMPVIEFQAGDTLRELAAQYLQDPDLWPVVLTLNGILSPAQVVPGVQLRMPVEQVRAADVALTASLDAIQKANAEGAQIFAPVEIDSAINNREQAGLQRAVGEWEDVVALSDIATGFAQEALAISVAQRDRSAEAVVSDVQGSVEGRSPAEPTWSGRTLNDVLVEFERMRTLSNSTTQITFRDLSRLRLNANSNATIQRMRSDPLTGGEVTKVSLVNGDFYALLNQLSDNTSFEIDVPGVKTTTDSTDFWIKNDQKGARFVNYDGPDLAIQQGKNTIMVGANEGVVLSGGDAKRADVLGAVDLTRPAAEAIAYAGQVDLAWAVVQDAKGYWLEVARDPGFNQMQVSEWAIPEAGFKARDLAPGDYHWRVAAIDLLGLPGSWSHPRVFTMRIDETPPFLTVLSPATDSLVTSSQVEFLGVTEADAILNLNGERLEPGADGSFAATLTLEPGENQIRVDAQDPAGNRTTRAISVVYRPVEQVSITFSDQIPRSGQALATRTEQISVWGFSTAAPGADMVVIGSEAETVRSRIGPDGGFRFSVPVNEEPSTYRVEILSPTGAVEGRAAFSALQDRTPPDLDLDLPPPQATGEPELRLEGDAGDAVRLMLNDAPLAMLDGRFLIDAELEPGQNVFELVAEDAVGNLRVLRLETLLDVDPPQIINVDLGRPNGANGPIELKVEATDASGLRQAASYVLRIGDVEREGFLRCNAAQNICSASLPAEPGELELVELIIEDYAGNAAYE
- a CDS encoding Lrp/AsnC family transcriptional regulator is translated as MILDSRDRRILMLLQRDSRMSNADLAEAVGMSSSALWRRVRAFEEAGVIERYGAVVNPLRMGLGFQAIVHVHLTRHDPERIVEFIQAVERHDAVVECYATTGQADYHMRVLTQDLEVYNRFLEDFLFRLPAVASAQTNVVLRSIKQNEPISG